The following coding sequences are from one Polyodon spathula isolate WHYD16114869_AA chromosome 7, ASM1765450v1, whole genome shotgun sequence window:
- the echdc3 gene encoding enoyl-CoA hydratase domain-containing protein 3, mitochondrial, translating into MASPAVALKICLFRKVLLFSRLATKTCVYDAGMKRPLATHAQSEKLTARVQHNGIRSIILNNPKKRNALSLAMLNSLQTDILHELEREDLRVIIISAEGPVFSSGHDLKELTSTQGREHHSKVFEACAQVMNLIQDIPVPVIAMVNGMATAAGCQLVASCDIAVASEKSMFATPGVNIGLFCSTPAVAIGRAVPRKVALEMLFTGAPISAQDALLHGLVSKVVPEERLEEETLKIAQKICDTSKPVVSLGKAMFYRQMAEGRNTAYSMASQAMVDNLALKDGQEGIKSFIEKRQPVWTHTTDKAHK; encoded by the exons atggCTTCTCCAGCAGTGGCGTTAAAGATCTGTCTTTTTAGAAAAGTGTTGCTGTTTAGCAGATTGGCAACGAAAACATGTGTTTATGATGCTGGGATGAAGAGGCCTCTCGCTACCCACGCTCAGTCTGAAAAACTGACAGCCAGGGTTCAACACAATGGAATAAG aagtATAATTCTAAATAACCCCAAGAAAAGAAATGCTTTGTCGCTTGCCATGCTGAACTCTCTGCAGACTGACATTCTACACGAGTTAGAAAGAGAGGACCTCAGAGTTATCATTATTTCAG CTGAAGGGCCTGTTTTTTCTTCTGGTCATGATTTGAAGGAGCTTACCTCCACACAAGGGAGGGAGCATCACAGCAAGGTGTTTGAGGCCTGCGCACAG GTCATGAACTTGATTCAAGATATACCTGTGCCAGTTATTGCCATGGTAAATGGCATGGCCACGGCTGCCGGGTGCCAACTTGTTGCCAGCTGTGATATTGCAGTGGCTTCTGAAAAATCCATGTTCGCCACCCCAGGAGTAAACATTGGACTGTTCTGTTCAACACCTGCTGTTGCTATTGGCAGAGCAGTGCCAAGAAAG GTAGCTTTGGAAATGCTTTTTACTGGTGCACCAATATCTGCCCAAGATGCCTTGCTCCATGGCCTGGTTAGCAAGGTTGTACCTGAGGAGAGGCTAGAAGAAGAGACCTTGAAGATTGCCCAAAAGATATGTGACACAAGCAAGCCTGTAGTGTCTCTTGGCAAAGCTATGTTTTACAGACAGATGGCAGAGGGACGCAACACAGCTTACAGCATGGCCTCCCAGGCCATGGTGGACAACTTGGCATTGAAAGATGGACAAGAGGGGATTAAGTCCTTTATTGAGAAGCGCCAACCTGTGTGGACTCACACCACTGACAAAGcacacaaataa